From one Lycium barbarum isolate Lr01 chromosome 6, ASM1917538v2, whole genome shotgun sequence genomic stretch:
- the LOC132645460 gene encoding DEAD-box ATP-dependent RNA helicase 31-like isoform X2, giving the protein MPVKLLPQLRFFNSTFAVTHFPTMKCNSTLKPKAIPAFSRMFPHKLKYRSVGFPILPDPGQQELRKFSTRSGRPGSGSGPVSKSLIEDEAELSDWVSGLRSDSSFKKTQVYSDSDDNEERGRGKFGNKRRRDDDDDDFSGPDRRSGGRGGMQSNSRNGGRFGSEFGGGRGGGRGGMQSNSRGGGRFGNDRGGRSGGRDRMESSTRGGGRFGSEGRGSGGRDRMESSTRGGRFGSEGRGSGGRDRMESLSRGGRFGSDVGRGGSRDRMESFPRKGGRFGSEMASPSESRRGNGRVGSGYGREMGAQGGSSRLGRKEGTGMGRGSSMLLDEDDTDDENESEDEEEENGYKGFRNLIDSEEESEESDEDDEVKDEKVISLEKEDSPRASRPSSSGKSDSHLTETGFDQFPLCPLSLKGVKDAGYKTMTVVQEATLPVILKGKDVLAKAKTGTGKTVAFLLPSIEVVVKSPPNTRDQKRPPVLVLVICPTRELATQAAAEANTLLKYHPSIGVQVVIGGTRLALEQKRMQANPCQILVATPGRLRDHVENTAGFATRLMGVQVLVLDEADHLLDMGFRKEIEKIISAIPKQRQTLLFSATVPPEVRQICHIALKRDHEFINTVEEGSEETHAQVQQMHLVSPLETHFSLLYALLKEHIADDVNYKVLVFCTTAMVTRLVAELLGELNLNVREIHSRKPQSYRTRVSDEFRKSTGLILVSSDVSARGVDYPDVTLVVQIGVPADRQQYIHRLGRTGRKGKEGQGILLLAPWEEYFLSTIKDLPISKAPVPLIDPETKKKVERALAHIDMKSKETAYQAWLGYYNSNRSIGKDKYRLVELANEFSRTMGLDNPPAIPKLVLGKMGLKNVPGLRSK; this is encoded by the exons ATGCCTGTCAAGCTATTACCACAGCTTCGTTTCTTCAATTCAACATTCGCAGTTACTCATTTCCCCACTATGAAATGCAATTCAACCTTAAAGCCTAAAGCAATACCCGCTTTTTCTAGAATGTTCCCACACAAGCTCAAGTACAGGTCAGTTGGGTTTCCAATTTTACCGGATCCGGGTCAACAAGAGCTTCGTAAGTTCTCGACCCGGTCCGGTAGACCCGGGTCGGGTTCGGGTCCCGTTTCGAAGAGCTTGATTGAAGATGAAGCTGAACTTAGTGATTGGGTTAGTGGGTTGAGGTCAGATTCTTCGTTTAAGAAAACTCAGGTGTATagtgatagtgatgataatgagGAAAGGGGAAGGGGTAAATTTGGTAATAAGAGAAgaagggatgatgatgatgatgattttagtGGGCCTGATAGGAGAAGTGGAGGACGAGGTGGAATGCAGTCGAATTCGAGGAATGGAGGGAGGTTTGGAAGTGAATTCGGGGGTGGTAGAGGTGGAGGACGAGGTGGAATGCAGTCGAATTCGAGGGGTGGAGGGAGGTTTGGAAATGATAGGGGTGGAAGAAGTGGTGGTCGAGATCGAATGGAGTCGTCAACGAGGGGTGGAGGAAGGTTTGGAAGTGAGGGTAGAGGAAGTGGAGGTCGGGATCGGATGGAGTCGTCAACGAGGGGAGGAAGGTTTGGTAGTGAGGGTAGAGGAAGTGGAGGTCGGGATCGAATGGAGTCGTTATCGCGGGGAGGAAG GTTTGGAAGTGATGTAGGGAGAGGTGGAAGCCGAGATAGGATGGAGTCCTTTCCGAGGAAAGGGGGAAGGTTTGGAAGTGAAATGGCGAGTCCGAGTGAGAGTAGGAGGGGTAATGGCAGGGTTGGTAGTGGATATGGTAGAGAAATGGGAGCACAAGGTGGTAGTAGTAGGTTAGGGAGGAAAGAAGGAACGGGTATGGGGCGAGGGAGTTCGATGTTGTTGGATGAAGATGATACAGATGATGAGAATGaaagtgaggatgaggaagaggAGAATGGTTATAAGGGGTTTCGGAATTTGATTGATAGTGAGGAAGAAAGTGAAGAATCTGATGAAGACGATGAGGTTAAGGATGAAAAAGTGATATCTTTGGAAAAGGAGGATAGTCCAAGGGCATCACGCCCGAGTTCATCTGGAAAAAGTGATTCCCACCTCACGGAAACCGG GTTTGATCAGTTTCCACTCTGTCCCTTGTCTCTGAAAGGAGTTAAAGATGCTGGATACAAAACGATGACCGTAGTGCAGGAGGCAACCCTTCCCGTTATTCTGAAAG GAAAGGACGTTCTGGCCAAGGCAAAGACTGGAACTGGGAAAACTGTAGCATTTTTG CTTCCTTCAATTGAAGTTGTGGTAAAATCACCCCCCAACACTCGTGATCAAAAGAGGCCACCAGTTCTGGTGCTTGTGATATGCCCTACCCGGGAGCTTGCAACTCAAGCAGCTGCCGAGGCCAACACCTTGTTAAAATATCACCCTTCAATTGGGGTTCAAGTTGTTATAGGAGGAACACGGCTTGCACTTGAGCAGAAAAGGATGCAAGCAAATCCATGTCAG ATACTTGTGGCGACACCTGGGAGGCTTAGAGATCACGTAGAGAATACAGCAGGATTTGCTACTCGATTGATGGGTGTTCAAGTGTTGGTTCTTGATGAAGCTGATCATTTATTGGATATGGGGTTCCGTAAAGAAATTGAGAAAATCATCTCTGCTATTCCAAAACAGCGCCAAACACTTCTCTTTTCTGCAACAGTTCCACCGGAG GTCCGTCAAATTTGCCATATTGCTTTGAAAAGAGACCATGAATTTATCAATACCGTGGAGGAAGGCAGTGAAGAGACACATGCACAA GTTCAGCAGATGCATCTGGTTTCTCCTCTAGAAACACATTTTTCACTTCTTTATGCTCTATTAAAAGAGCACATTGCTGATGATGTTAACTATAAG GTTCTTGTATTTTGCACAACTGCAATGGTGACAAGACTAGTTGCTGAACTTCTTGGTGAACTTAACTTAAATGTGCGGGAGATTCATTCTCGTAAGCCACAAAGCTATAGAACAAGGGTTTCAGATGAATTTCGCAAGTCAACAGGTCTTATTCTAGTTTCATCGGATGTCTCTGCTCGTGGAGTAGATTATCCAGATGTTACCTTAGTTGTACAG ATTGGAGTGCCAGCTGATAGACAGCAGTATATCCATCGTCTAGGTAGAACCGGGCGGAAAGGAAAAGAAGGACAAGGCATTTTATTGTTGGCTCCATGGGAGGAATATTTCTTGTCTACAATTAAAGATTTGCCGATATCAAAGGCACCTGTACCTCTGATTGATCCAGAGACCAAGAAAAAG GTGGAACGTGCATTAGCCCATATAGATATGAAAAGCAAAGAAACTGCATACCAGGCATGGCTTGGTTACTATAATTCCAACAGGTCTATTGGTAAGGATAAGTACAGACTTGTTGAACTTGCAAACGAGTTTAGTCGGACAATGGGGCTTGACAACCCTCCAGCAATTCCAAAGCTTGTTCTCGGGAAAATGGGATTGAAAAATGTTCCTGGACTACGTTCCAAGTAA
- the LOC132645460 gene encoding DEAD-box ATP-dependent RNA helicase 31-like isoform X1 — MPVKLLPQLRFFNSTFAVTHFPTMKCNSTLKPKAIPAFSRMFPHKLKYRSVGFPILPDPGQQELRKFSTRSGRPGSGSGPVSKSLIEDEAELSDWVSGLRSDSSFKKTQVYSDSDDNEERGRGKFGNKRRRDDDDDDFSGPDRRSGGRGGMQSNSRNGGRFGSEFGGGRGGGRGGMQSNSRGGGRFGNDRGGRSGGRDRMESSTRGGGRFGSEGRGSGGRDRMESSTRGGRFGSEGRGSGGRDRMESLSRGGRFGSDVGRGGGRDRMESSSRGGRFGSDVGRGGSRDRMESFPRKGGRFGSEMASPSESRRGNGRVGSGYGREMGAQGGSSRLGRKEGTGMGRGSSMLLDEDDTDDENESEDEEEENGYKGFRNLIDSEEESEESDEDDEVKDEKVISLEKEDSPRASRPSSSGKSDSHLTETGFDQFPLCPLSLKGVKDAGYKTMTVVQEATLPVILKGKDVLAKAKTGTGKTVAFLLPSIEVVVKSPPNTRDQKRPPVLVLVICPTRELATQAAAEANTLLKYHPSIGVQVVIGGTRLALEQKRMQANPCQILVATPGRLRDHVENTAGFATRLMGVQVLVLDEADHLLDMGFRKEIEKIISAIPKQRQTLLFSATVPPEVRQICHIALKRDHEFINTVEEGSEETHAQVQQMHLVSPLETHFSLLYALLKEHIADDVNYKVLVFCTTAMVTRLVAELLGELNLNVREIHSRKPQSYRTRVSDEFRKSTGLILVSSDVSARGVDYPDVTLVVQIGVPADRQQYIHRLGRTGRKGKEGQGILLLAPWEEYFLSTIKDLPISKAPVPLIDPETKKKVERALAHIDMKSKETAYQAWLGYYNSNRSIGKDKYRLVELANEFSRTMGLDNPPAIPKLVLGKMGLKNVPGLRSK; from the exons ATGCCTGTCAAGCTATTACCACAGCTTCGTTTCTTCAATTCAACATTCGCAGTTACTCATTTCCCCACTATGAAATGCAATTCAACCTTAAAGCCTAAAGCAATACCCGCTTTTTCTAGAATGTTCCCACACAAGCTCAAGTACAGGTCAGTTGGGTTTCCAATTTTACCGGATCCGGGTCAACAAGAGCTTCGTAAGTTCTCGACCCGGTCCGGTAGACCCGGGTCGGGTTCGGGTCCCGTTTCGAAGAGCTTGATTGAAGATGAAGCTGAACTTAGTGATTGGGTTAGTGGGTTGAGGTCAGATTCTTCGTTTAAGAAAACTCAGGTGTATagtgatagtgatgataatgagGAAAGGGGAAGGGGTAAATTTGGTAATAAGAGAAgaagggatgatgatgatgatgattttagtGGGCCTGATAGGAGAAGTGGAGGACGAGGTGGAATGCAGTCGAATTCGAGGAATGGAGGGAGGTTTGGAAGTGAATTCGGGGGTGGTAGAGGTGGAGGACGAGGTGGAATGCAGTCGAATTCGAGGGGTGGAGGGAGGTTTGGAAATGATAGGGGTGGAAGAAGTGGTGGTCGAGATCGAATGGAGTCGTCAACGAGGGGTGGAGGAAGGTTTGGAAGTGAGGGTAGAGGAAGTGGAGGTCGGGATCGGATGGAGTCGTCAACGAGGGGAGGAAGGTTTGGTAGTGAGGGTAGAGGAAGTGGAGGTCGGGATCGAATGGAGTCGTTATCGCGGGGAGGAAGGTTTGGAAGTGATGTAGGGAGAGGTGGAGGCCGAGATAGGATGGAGTCGTCATCGCGGGGAGGAAGGTTTGGAAGTGATGTAGGGAGAGGTGGAAGCCGAGATAGGATGGAGTCCTTTCCGAGGAAAGGGGGAAGGTTTGGAAGTGAAATGGCGAGTCCGAGTGAGAGTAGGAGGGGTAATGGCAGGGTTGGTAGTGGATATGGTAGAGAAATGGGAGCACAAGGTGGTAGTAGTAGGTTAGGGAGGAAAGAAGGAACGGGTATGGGGCGAGGGAGTTCGATGTTGTTGGATGAAGATGATACAGATGATGAGAATGaaagtgaggatgaggaagaggAGAATGGTTATAAGGGGTTTCGGAATTTGATTGATAGTGAGGAAGAAAGTGAAGAATCTGATGAAGACGATGAGGTTAAGGATGAAAAAGTGATATCTTTGGAAAAGGAGGATAGTCCAAGGGCATCACGCCCGAGTTCATCTGGAAAAAGTGATTCCCACCTCACGGAAACCGG GTTTGATCAGTTTCCACTCTGTCCCTTGTCTCTGAAAGGAGTTAAAGATGCTGGATACAAAACGATGACCGTAGTGCAGGAGGCAACCCTTCCCGTTATTCTGAAAG GAAAGGACGTTCTGGCCAAGGCAAAGACTGGAACTGGGAAAACTGTAGCATTTTTG CTTCCTTCAATTGAAGTTGTGGTAAAATCACCCCCCAACACTCGTGATCAAAAGAGGCCACCAGTTCTGGTGCTTGTGATATGCCCTACCCGGGAGCTTGCAACTCAAGCAGCTGCCGAGGCCAACACCTTGTTAAAATATCACCCTTCAATTGGGGTTCAAGTTGTTATAGGAGGAACACGGCTTGCACTTGAGCAGAAAAGGATGCAAGCAAATCCATGTCAG ATACTTGTGGCGACACCTGGGAGGCTTAGAGATCACGTAGAGAATACAGCAGGATTTGCTACTCGATTGATGGGTGTTCAAGTGTTGGTTCTTGATGAAGCTGATCATTTATTGGATATGGGGTTCCGTAAAGAAATTGAGAAAATCATCTCTGCTATTCCAAAACAGCGCCAAACACTTCTCTTTTCTGCAACAGTTCCACCGGAG GTCCGTCAAATTTGCCATATTGCTTTGAAAAGAGACCATGAATTTATCAATACCGTGGAGGAAGGCAGTGAAGAGACACATGCACAA GTTCAGCAGATGCATCTGGTTTCTCCTCTAGAAACACATTTTTCACTTCTTTATGCTCTATTAAAAGAGCACATTGCTGATGATGTTAACTATAAG GTTCTTGTATTTTGCACAACTGCAATGGTGACAAGACTAGTTGCTGAACTTCTTGGTGAACTTAACTTAAATGTGCGGGAGATTCATTCTCGTAAGCCACAAAGCTATAGAACAAGGGTTTCAGATGAATTTCGCAAGTCAACAGGTCTTATTCTAGTTTCATCGGATGTCTCTGCTCGTGGAGTAGATTATCCAGATGTTACCTTAGTTGTACAG ATTGGAGTGCCAGCTGATAGACAGCAGTATATCCATCGTCTAGGTAGAACCGGGCGGAAAGGAAAAGAAGGACAAGGCATTTTATTGTTGGCTCCATGGGAGGAATATTTCTTGTCTACAATTAAAGATTTGCCGATATCAAAGGCACCTGTACCTCTGATTGATCCAGAGACCAAGAAAAAG GTGGAACGTGCATTAGCCCATATAGATATGAAAAGCAAAGAAACTGCATACCAGGCATGGCTTGGTTACTATAATTCCAACAGGTCTATTGGTAAGGATAAGTACAGACTTGTTGAACTTGCAAACGAGTTTAGTCGGACAATGGGGCTTGACAACCCTCCAGCAATTCCAAAGCTTGTTCTCGGGAAAATGGGATTGAAAAATGTTCCTGGACTACGTTCCAAGTAA